In the Malus domestica chromosome 16, GDT2T_hap1 genome, one interval contains:
- the LOC114822231 gene encoding uncharacterized protein isoform X2 — protein sequence MDIGRQLLGSCSRLVCIFLFQTGNKFFLVFNIFWCAAVMEGQLEILEVLTRGGASQPACEEALLEASYLGRARSGEMLMGSDMIPALRWLCMLLSLLAAEASLM from the exons ATGGACATTGGGAGACAGCTGCTGGGAAG TTGCTCGAGATTGGTCTGCATATTTCTTTTTCAAACAGGAAACAAGTTCTTCCTGGTGTTCAATATCTTTTGGTGTGCAG CAGTAATGGAGGGACAGTTGGAGATATTGGAGGTGCTTACCAGAGGTGGTGCATCTCAGCCGGCATGCGAGGAGGCTCTGTTGGAGGCAAGCTACTTGGGCAGGGCTAGGTCCGGAGAGATGCTCATGGGGTCCGACATGATCCCCGCCCTCAGGTGGCTGTGCATGCTCTTGTCTCTGCTTGCTGCAGAGGCTTCGTTGATGTAG
- the LOC114822231 gene encoding uncharacterized protein isoform X1 → MDIGRQLLGSCSRLVCIFLFQTGNKFFLVFNIFWCADINAAVMEGQLEILEVLTRGGASQPACEEALLEASYLGRARSGEMLMGSDMIPALRWLCMLLSLLAAEASLM, encoded by the exons ATGGACATTGGGAGACAGCTGCTGGGAAG TTGCTCGAGATTGGTCTGCATATTTCTTTTTCAAACAGGAAACAAGTTCTTCCTGGTGTTCAATATCTTTTGGTGTGCAG ATATAAATGCAGCAGTAATGGAGGGACAGTTGGAGATATTGGAGGTGCTTACCAGAGGTGGTGCATCTCAGCCGGCATGCGAGGAGGCTCTGTTGGAGGCAAGCTACTTGGGCAGGGCTAGGTCCGGAGAGATGCTCATGGGGTCCGACATGATCCCCGCCCTCAGGTGGCTGTGCATGCTCTTGTCTCTGCTTGCTGCAGAGGCTTCGTTGATGTAG
- the LOC139192978 gene encoding uncharacterized protein — protein sequence MAVRSLIKRLFVYGKGRRHEEKLLDKEEQEWQGKVSTSQQENEEESCAEELDKAIQMAECVYDIDEPDGLPENPELVEFLCAEPDKPPPEVQDPLEVIDLGTEKDPRPIQISGNINSATPKDEYPMPMADLSIDAVAKHKVLSFMDGNAGYNQIKMAPEDIHKTTFRCPGHVGAYEYLVMPFGLKNAGATYQRAMNAIFHDLIGQSMEVYIDDIVVKSKTEEQHLVDLKQALMRMRIHKLKMNPKKCAFGVRAGNFLGFLVHQRGVEVDKNKSRAILESLPPTNKVQLQRLLGKINFLRRFIANLAGKIQPLTPLLRLKDRENFEWGPTHQQAFDSIKAYLTSPPVLVPPQRGKPLKLYISASERSIGSLLAQNNEGGKEQAVYYLSRILTEVETRYSPVEKLCLALYFTASKLRHYMLPCHVHIIAKTDVIKYMLSRPMLAGRIGKWILALSEFSFQYIPQRAVKGQAIADFLTEHQESQSEEINIPGSLEVANVWIPPRSDVSGKEDWIQQEIRRVAGLWITPWKLYFDGSYTQKAAGAGIVIINPQGVYHYYSFLLDYQENTNNRAEYEALIIGLEILMDLGATEVEIFDDSELVINQLNGEFKCRHITMAGYYMAATQLLGLWESEISVNHIPRGSNLAANEMAQLALGVPMQERRYGVDVEIQTRNLPSILDRKFSLDVMVLETEVEDWRTPITQYLKDPSSSTSKKNRQQATKYVLWTKNLLRKTPDGLLLKCLGLEESMRVMAEVHEGICGAHQAGTKMRWLLRRYGYFWPDMEKDCKSYARGCEECQRHGPL from the exons atggcagtcagatccctgattaaaagactgTTTGTGTATGGAAAAGGAAGAAGACATGAAGAAAAGCTTTTGGATAAAGAAGAGCAGGAGTGGCAGGGGAAAGTTTCTACCAGCCAGCAGGAAAATGAGGAAGAATCTTGCGCAGAGGAGTTAGATAaggccattcaaatggccgaaTGCGTTTACGACATAGACGAGCCAGATGGTCTGCCCGAGAATCCGGagttagttgaatttttgtgtgcagaaccCGATAAGCCACCTCCAGAAGTCCAGGATCCAttggaagttattgatctaGGCACAGAAAAAGATCCGAGACCAATTCAAATCAGCGG GAATATTAATAGCGCCACACCAAAGGATgaatatcccatgcccatggctgaCTTATCCATAGATGCTGTAGCAAAGCATAAAGTTTTATcgtttatggatggaaatgccggTTACAATCAAATAAAGATGGCGCCAGAGGATATTCATAAGACAACTTTTAGATGTCCTggtcatgtgggggcatatgaatatctggtcatgccattcgggctaAAAAATGCAGGCGCCACGTAtcaaagggcaatgaatgccatttttcatgatttaattggccaAAGCATGGAGGTGTATATCGATGACATTGTGGTAAAATCTAAGACAGAAGAGCAGCATCTCGTGGACCTCAAGCAAGCATTGATGAGGATGCGGATCCACaagttgaagatgaatccaaagaaatgCGCTTTTGGAGTAAGAGCGGGCAATTTTTTGGGATTCTTGGTGCATCAGAGAGGTGTGGAGGTGGACAAAAATAAGTCTCGGGCAATATTAGAGTCACTCCCACCTACCAACAAAGTACAGCTTCAGAGATTGCTAGGTAAAATCAACTTCTTaaggagattcattgccaatttgGCGGGCAAAATCCAGCCGCTAACTCCACTACTGAGATTGAAGGATAGGGAGAATTTTGAGTGGGGGCCAACCCACCAGCAGGCATTTGATAGCATCAAGGCTTATTTAACTTCCCCACCAGTGCTGgtgccacctcaaaggggaaagcCATTGAAACTATATATTTCTGCATCGGAAAGGTCAATTGGGAGTCTACTAGCCCAGAATAATGAAGGAGGAAAAGAGCAGGCTGTGTATTACCTCAGCagaattctgaccgaggtagaaacaagatattctCCGGTGGAAAAACTGTGTTTGGCTCTATATTTTACTGCCAGCaagctaaggcattacatgCTACCTTGTCATGTGCACATTATCGCCaaaacagatgtgataaagtatatGTTGTCAAGACCTATGCTAGCAGGgaggattgggaagtggattctagcattatcagaattCAGTTTTCAGTACATACCCCAGAGGGCAGTTAAAGGCCAGGCAATTGCTGACTTCCTGACCGAACATCAGGAGTCTCAAAGCGAGGAAATCAATATCCCGGGAAGTTTAGAAGTTGCTAATGTTTGGAtcccaccaagaagtgatgtttCGGGCAAAGAAGATTGGATCCAGCAAGAGATAAGGAGAGTAGCAGGTCTTTGGATTACACCTTGGAAGCTATATTTCGATGGATCCTACACTCAGAAGGCAGCAGGAGCTGGAATTGTGATTATAAACCCTCAAGGGGTTTATCATTACTATTCCTTCCTACTTGATTATCAAGAAAATACCAATAATCGGGCGGAATATGAGGCATTGATTATCGGCCTGGAAATCCTGATGGACTTGGGGGCAACTGAAGTAGAGATCTTTGATGATTCAGAGTTAGTGATAAATCAACTAAATGGCGAGTTCAAATGCAGACATATCACTATGGCAGGATATTATATGGCAGCAACACAACTGCTAGGTTTGTGGGAGTCTGAGATATCAGTCAATCACATTCCTAGAGGATCTAACTTGGCAGCCAATGAAATGGCGCAACTAGCTTTAGGAGTACCAATGCAAGAAAGGAGGTATGGTGTTGATGTTGAGATCCAAACAAGAAACCTTCCCTCTATCTTAGATCGGAAGTTCAGTCTGGATGTAATGGTTCTAGAGACCGAGGTGGAAGATTGGAGGACACCTATTACCCAGTATCTGAAAGATCCTTCTTCATCCACAAGTAAGAAGAACAGgcagcaagcaaccaagtatgtATTGTGGACAAAAAATCTGTTGAGAAAGACCCCAGACGGGTTGCTATTAAAATGCTTAGGCCTAGAAGAATCCATGAGagtaatggccgaagtacatgaggGAATATGTGGAGCACATCAAGCAGGAACAAAGATGAGATGGCTACTCAGAAGgtatggttatttctggcccgacatggaaaaagattgtaAGTCCTATGCCCGcggatgtgaagaatgtcagAGACATGGACCTCTCTAG